Part of the Desulfonatronum sp. SC1 genome is shown below.
CAACAGTATCGGGAAACCGCGAACAGACGATTCACGGCTTTGGCCAGTAGGCGTACGGACCGAAGGACGTGGGCATGGCGCGAAAGGCGCGTGTACGTTATTTTCCGTGTTGTTTCGCTGCAAGGAAGGTTTCATGACCAATTCGAAAGGCTTCACCATCATCGAACTCCTCATCGTGGTCGCTATCCTGGGTATTCTGGCGGCCATCGCCATTCCGTCGGTGACCAAGTACACCACCAACGCCCGCCGGGCGGACGGGAAGACGGCCCTTTTGGCCGCGGCCCAGGCCATGGAGCGGCATTATACGAATAATTACACGTATGTTGGGGCGACGATAGGTTCCGCCACTACAGACTTAATCCCTGAGAACTCGGACAGCGGCTACTACATCCTCAGCTTCACAACCAATGGCACGAACCCCGCTGCGGACAAATTTGAAATCCAGGCCGAGGGGCAAGGCAAGCAAGCCGGCGACACTGCCTGTCAGATAATGACCATCGACCAGTTGGGAAGAAAGACGCCCTCAGGGTGTTGGTAATGATTCTTTTTTAATCTCTATGAGGAAGCGACAATCTCATGAAGGACGAGAGCATTGACGTTCAGAGCTAAGCGGTTGCATCGCGGCGGGGCCGATTTATCATCACTTCGTTGGTCTTTGTTCCGGAGATATGTCGCGAACTCTGGAGGTGACGCATGGCAACGACACGGAGATGCTTCTTGCAAGGGCTGGCGCTGGCCGCGGGGTCGGTGTTCGCCGGCGGATGCGCCGAGGCCCTGGATTCAAGTCTCAACAGCGACGGATGGCGTCCGGCCTACGCCGACCTGGAGGATGCCGGGATGCTGGCCGCGCGCATCGAGCAGGCCTATGCCAAGCTGGAGCAGTGCGACCTTTGCCCCCACGCCTGCGGGGTGAATCGGCTTGGCGGGGAAACGGGCTTTTGTGAAGCCCGGGGGCGGGCCGTGGTCCATAGCCACGGGCCGCACTTCGGGGAGGAATTGCCGCTGGTCGGCCGCAACGGCTCCGGGACCATCTTTTTCTCCCACTGCAACCTGCGCTGCGTCTTCTGCCAGAACTGGCCCATCGCCCACCTGGGCCACGGACGGGAGTTGGACGACGCCCGACTGGCGGACCTGATGCTGGATTTGCAGCGCCGGGGCTGCCACAACATCAATCTGGTCACCCCTACCCATTTCCTGCCCAACATCCTCGGGGCGGTGCGCATCGCCCGCCAGCAGGGCCTGCGCCTGCCGCTGTGCTACAATACCGGCGGCTATGAAACCGTGGAGAATGTCCGGTTGCTGGACGGCGTGGTGGACATCTATTTGCCGGACCTGAAGTTCATGAGTTCGGACGAGTCGGCCAGGTACGTGATCCAGGGACGGGGCGATTACCCGGCCATGGCCAAGGCCTCTATCCTGGAAATGCACCGGCAGGTGGGCGACGTGGACGTGTCCGGGGACGCGGTGGCCCGGCGTGGGTTGCTGATCCGCCACCTGGTCATGCCCAACCAGGTGTCCGGAACACGGGAATTCGTGGATTGGGTGGCCCGGGAGCTGCCCCAGGACACCTACGTGAACATCATGTCCCAGTACCGGGTGGAGCACATGGCCTTTGACCACGAACCCATCTCCCGGGCCATCACCTCCCGGGAATACGTGGAAGCCATGGACTGGGCCATGGCCGCCGGGCTGACCAACCTGGACAATCGCTCCCTGGCCAACCTGGAAATCCATCGGCGGATGCTGGAGTAGGGGCGCAAGCCCGCGTCAGTTCCAGATCCCAGGAATTTCCAGCTGGCAGTGGGGGCAACGGCCGTTCTGGATTCGCATTTGGTCCACGATGAACCCCACTCTGGTGATGATCGCTTGGCCACAGTCCGGGCAGAAGGTGTTTTCCCCGTCGTGGCCCGGGACCTTGGCCACGTAGACGAAGCGCAGGCCGGCCTCCAGGGCCGTGTCTCGGGCCCGGTCCAGGATGGAAACCGGGGTGCGGGGAAGGGCGGAGAGCCGGTACAAGGGGTAGAACCGGGCCAGATGCAGCGGGGTGTCCGGGCCCAGCTCCCCGGCGATCCAACGGCACATCTCGGCCAGAACGTTCATGTCGTCGTTGAGCGTGGGGATGATAATGCTGGTGATTTCCAGGTGCATCCCGGACTGTTTGATGATCCGCAGCGCGTCCTGCACCGGTTTGAGCTCCCCGCCGACCACGTTCCGATAGAAATCCGGATCAAATCCCTTCAGGTCCACGTTGGCTGCATCCAGCACCTCGCACAGATTCCGCAGGGGTTCCGGGCGGATGTAGGCCGCCGTGTGCATCAGATTGAGCATCCCCGCTACCCTGGCCAGCCTGGCCACCTCCAGCATGTATTCATAAAAGACCACCGGCTCGCCAAAGGCGAAGCTCACGGAACGCAGCCCGGCGGCCCGGGCCTGGGCCACCACGGCCTCCGGGGGCAGATCGTAGGCATGGACGTCCTCGGGGCGGACCAGGGCCATGTCCCAGACTTCGCAGAACTTGCAGTGCAGGTTGCAGCCGGCCGTGGAAACGGACAGGGCTCGGCTTCCCGGTAGGACGTGAAAGAACGGCTTGCGCTCCACCGGGTCTTCCTGAACCAGGACCGGGTTGCCATAGGTCAGCGTGACCCCCTGGCCGTCGCGGTTTTCCCGGACCCGACAGGAGGAGCGCTGTCCAGGGGCAAGAGTGCATTGATGGGGGCAGAGCATGCACTGGACGCCGTCGTTCGCCGCGGGACTGAACCAGGGAGACGGTCGGGGGCGGACAAGGCCTCGCTGGGCCGTCTGGTTGGATGCGCCGGCATTTTGGGCGTGCAGGTTGATCGGCAGTCCGGTGAGCCCGGAAACCCCCAACGCACCAGCCCCACATGCCGCCAGCCTCAGAAATTGTTTCCTGGTCATGGATTTGGTCGGGGCCTGGGCCTGGGCCGGGGGCGGGGTCAGATTCGGATTCGGATTCGGGCATGATGCGTTGTGGTGCGGCATAAAATACCTCGCTGCGCTGTCTCATGGTTGATCCGCAGTGACTGAGGGCTCGCGGGCGTGGCCTGATCCATCGGCGAGCGCGGCCAGGAGCGTGAGCCCGGCCGCGGCGTTGAGCGCCCCGGCCAGCAGGAAGCAGGCCGGAATGCCCTGGACCGGGGCGATGGCCACTCCAGCCAGGGCCGCGCCGAGGCAGGCCCCTGCCAGCTCCAGGCCGTAGATCCGGCCCGCGGCCTGTTCGGGTTTGCCGGTCAAGGCCGTGGAACAGGCCGCGGCCAGGGGGAAGTCAACTCCTCCGGCCAGGCCCGCGATGAAGGTCAGGGCCACGAACAGGATCAGCACGGTCAGGGAGGAGGTGATCGCCGCGGCCTGGGGCAGGAGCAACCCCACGGCCCAGGCCAGCGCGGCGATTCCGACCTGGACCAGGGCCAATCCCAGGGCCAGGGGCTTGGTCCGAGAGGCGGATGTATCATGAAGGAACCGCTGCCCCAGAAAAGTGCCCACGGCCAGCCCGGACATGAACACGGCCACGATGAGGCCCACGGTCTCGTATACAAATCCATATAGTCCTTGAAAGGCGAAGAGCAAGGCCACCTGCATCAACATGGTGGACATGCCGGTGGTCAGGGCCGCCAGGTTGACGGCCCATGCCAATCCGGCCGGAGAGTGTTTCGGGGAGGGCTTCCGGGAGCGTGCCCTGGGTGCTTGGGAGTGCATTTGGGAAGACTTGCGGGCTCTCCAGCGGGAAAGGGCAAGCACGGTCAGCACTGGGACCAGCAGGGCCGGAGCGATCCACCAGGGGCGGATATGGAGGATCGGTTTCAGGGCGTCCCGGCTTCCGGATCGGGTCAGCTCGTTCCAGTACATCAGTGTGTAGAAGTAGGCGATGGGCCGGAAATCCGAATTGATGAAGAAGCGCTCGGCCACTGGCGGCAATGTTGCCACGGCCTGGATTTGCGCTTCCAGCGGTTCCGGCGTTAAGGGCGGGGCCGGGGGGCCGTCCAGGTGCGCTTGAGGGGCGCGCCCGTGGTGGCGCAGGATCCAGTTGATACGGCGCAGTGTCGGTTCGTGCAGCAGCACATGGTAGTGCAGTCCGGAAAAGCCTTGGGCCGTGATTTCCCGCTGGTCGAAGCGCGATCGCAACAATTCCGGGTTCGCCGAAATCCGGTCCGGATCATCTGTGGCGAAGAATAGCAGATGCCGTTCCCCTACGGCCAGGACATGGCCGAACACGTCGGCCAAGGTGTGATGGATCGCGGTGTTGCGGTTGGACACGGCCAGCCCCCGCAGGTCCGGCGTGGATGTGACGCCCACGGCCAGCACTCCGCCCGGAGCGAGCAAATCCTGGGCCTGCTGGAAGAACTCCTGGGTGTAGGTGCGGTTCAGGACCGCGGTGGCCGGGTCCGGGGCGTCCACGATGATCATGTCGTAGGGCAAGGCCGCGCCGGACTTGACGAAGAGCCGGGAGTCGGTATGAATCATCCGGATTCCTGGGCGCTCCAGGGCAGCGAAGGTCCGGGCCGGGGCGTATTGGCGGGCCGTTTCCGTGAGCACGTTGTCCAGTTCGATGTAGTCCAATTCTCGGACCGGATGGCGCAGGATTTCCGCCAGCATGCCCCGCATTCCGCCGCCGATGAGCAGAACGCGTCCAGGGTCGGGATGCTGGACCAGGGCCAGGTGGGCCACGGCCACGGCCTCCTGTTCCTCCAATCCGGGCACGGCCGTATCCTGGCCCGCGGTGCTGAAGACCAGGTGGCCGCTCTGGAAAAAGCTATACTGGTCATCGCGGCGCAGCACGGCAATGGCCCCGTGCCTGGACGGCCGGGTCTCCACCAACTCGTGATCCGGGGCGAAATGCCGCCACTGGGCCGTAGCGGTCCAACGGTCCACGTGGTCCAGGGCGAAATAGAGCCCGGTGAGCAGCCCGATGACCATCAGGGTGATTATCAGGGTGGCAAGCACGGGTGCGAACAAGACCGGGGCCAAGGCGGCGTTTGGGCCGGCAAGGCGGCCCGCAAGCCCGCCCGAAAGTCCACTGGAAAGCCCACTGGGGCGCCGGCCTGCGCCCGGCCGATCAACCCCGTACAGGCCCAGGGCGACCGTGGCCATGAGCATCGCGGCCAAGGCCGTGATCTGAAAAGCGTTCAGGAGTCGGACCAGAACAAAGGTGAACAAAACGCCCGCGAGCGTGTTGCCCGCGGCTTCCACCATGTAGGTCTTGCTCGCCCCGGAGGCGTCCAAGGCCCTGTCCCGCTCTCGCCATATCCGGGCCAGCAGGACGAATTGGCCGCCCAGCAGCAGACAGGCCGGGGCCATGACCAGGAAACAGGAAAGGAACATTTCCCCAAGGCCCAGAGACGCGCCGGGCAGGACGTCGAAAAAAACGCGCAGGTTTCGGATCACAATGATGGTCGCCGGAAGGATCGGGATCAGACATCCGGCATTCAGGGCCAGGAGCAAGCCAGGGCGTGTCGCCCGCTGCGTGAGCCGACCGCCTAGCCAGCCGCCAACCCCGGTCCAGGCAAGCCACGCGGACAGGATGATCCCGATGGACAGCTCGTTGCCCTGAAAGACCATCAACAGTTCCCGCAAAAGCACTACCTGGGCGAGTTGGGAGACCATGCCCAGCATCAGGGTGGCGCAAACGTGGCGGGGAAAGGGGCGTGACATTGGAGGGCTTTGGCTGGGGGGGCTCTGATAGGGTGTGCCCAGTGAACGAGGTCTTTCCCGAACAGCCAACACGAAAAAAAAACAAAACGCAATCAGCCCACGGCAGGCCCCATCTTCATTTTTCGCATGGATGATCGGATTCTGGCGTAGCAACCCTCAGTGGTTGCCCATTTCTACAGAAAAGGGCAGGCACGGGGGCCTGCCCCTACGCCAAACCGCATATCCACGGGTAAAAACGCTTCCACCTGACGTCATGAACGGAACCGAGTCTATCCTGTTTTACTGTCAGGTCGCTTGCCATGCGCCGGCTTTCCGGATTAGCAGTTTTTTTTCGCCAATACTTATCCCAACTCAGGAGACAACCGCATGAAATCAAAAATCGTGGTCACGGTAGGGCCGGCAATCGATTCAGAGGAGGCGTTGCGCCGGATGATCGAGCAGGGGGTGCGCATCTTTCGGCTGAACTTTTCTCATGGCGACCGGCCCTACTTTGAAACGATCATCGCCCGGTTGAAAAAACTGGAGACCGAGATGGACGTCTCCTTGAGCCTGTTGCAGGATCTTTCCGGGCCCAAAATCCGGATCGGCGAACTCGCGGATGCACCTTGGGACGTGTACAAGGATGATTTGCTGTATCTTGGCCTGCCAGGCGGCCAAAAAGACCTGGAGGGTGCCGGACGGAGCGTAAATGGAGTGCGCTGGATGGACCTGGATCAGCCGAAAATGCTGGAAGTCCTGGAAATGGGCGACACCGTGACCCTCAGCGACGGCGGTTTGCAATTTCGGGTCATGGAAAAGCTCGACCCCCGGACGGTCCTGCTCAAGGCGCTCAACGCGGGATTGTTGTCGTCGAAAAAAGGCGTGGCTTTTCCGGGCAAGGTCAGTCCGCTCCCGGCATTCACGCCCAAGGATCGTATGGACCTGGCTTATGGCCTGGAACTGGGCGTGAACGTGGTGGCCCTGTCCTTTGTTCAGGACGCCCAGGACATCCGCTCTCTGATCAACGAGATGGAGCGACTGGGCCACCGGGTGCCGGTGATCGCCAAGCTGGAGCGGCGCAACGCCGTGGACAATCTTCAAGAGATTCTGGAGCTGGTGGACGGGATCATGGTCGCGCGGGGGGACCTGGGGCTGGAATGTCCCCTGGCCACCCTGCCGGGCATGCAAAAAGAGATCATCAAGGCCTGCAACCAGGCAGGCAAGCCGGTGATCGTGGCCACCCAGATGCTGCTGTCCATGGTGGACAATCCCATGCCGACCCGGGCCGAGATCACGGACGTGGCCAACGCCATTCACGACGGGACGGACTGCGTGATGCTCTCCGAGGAAACCGCCATCGGCAACCATCCCCTGGAGACGGTGCGCACCATGCGGGAAATCGGTCTGGAGGCCGAACGCTTCGGCGCGAAGCACCATCGGGGCCCCAGAGCGCCTCGGGATCAGAGCGATCCGGCCTGGTTTCTGGCCTATGCCGCATGTCTGCTGGCGGAGAAGGCCCAGGTTCGCGCCCTGGTGGCCCACAGTATTTCCGGGGCCACGATCCGCCATCTCAGCGCCTGTCGCCCGGAACAGCCGATCCATGCCCTCTGCCCGGACAATCCGGCGCGTCAGTTCCTGAATTTTTCCAAAGGCGTGGTCCCGCACTCGATCAAGGAACAACTCTCGGACCATCTGGACCGGACCGAGTATTTCGTGGACAGCAACCCGGATTTTTTCGCAACCGGCGAGGCCGTGGTGATTACCGCCGGACAGCCCAAGCCCCGCCAAGAACGCGTGGCCACGAACCTGGTGAAGATTTACGTGAAGTGAGGAATTTCAAGTAGCTATGCCAGAAACGTTGCTTTGTAGGCCGGATAAGGCGACAGCCGCATCCGGCACACGTCAAATGATCACAAAGTAAAGTTTTTCAGCAGCACCCCGGCGGCTCGCGGGTTGCGGATGTTGTAAGTGGCGTGGGACAGGTCGTGGCCGACACGAAGGGTTACGGCATGGTCCGGCAGGGTCTTGAACATTTCCTCGTCGCTTTCCGCGTCGCCCATGGCCAGGATGAAGTCCCAGTCACGAATGGAGCTGAAATGCATGGCGGCAACGGCCTTACTGATCCCGGCGCTACGCACCTCGACCACCATGGGGCTTTGCAGAATCTGGATGCCCACGTTGGAGGCCAGTCCGCGCAAGGTTTCGGCCAACTCCCGAGCCCGCTGCGTTCCCAGGTTGCGATCCGCTTGTCGATAATGCCAAGCCATGGAAAAGTCTTTGTCCTCGGTGAATGTCCCCGGCACCCGTGAGCTGAAGCGCTCCAGAATCGGGCGGATCTGGTCCTTCCAATCGTTGAGCAGGGGGCGGATCATCCGCCACTGTCCATTCGTTTCCCGGACCCAGACCCCGTGTTCGGCCACCAGGGCCACGGGCAGTTTGCCTAGGCAGCGTTCCAGGTTGTGCTTGTCCCGGCCGCTGAGGATGACCACCTGGGTTTCG
Proteins encoded:
- a CDS encoding type IV pilin protein, with the translated sequence MTNSKGFTIIELLIVVAILGILAAIAIPSVTKYTTNARRADGKTALLAAAQAMERHYTNNYTYVGATIGSATTDLIPENSDSGYYILSFTTNGTNPAADKFEIQAEGQGKQAGDTACQIMTIDQLGRKTPSGCW
- a CDS encoding radical SAM protein, which produces MATTRRCFLQGLALAAGSVFAGGCAEALDSSLNSDGWRPAYADLEDAGMLAARIEQAYAKLEQCDLCPHACGVNRLGGETGFCEARGRAVVHSHGPHFGEELPLVGRNGSGTIFFSHCNLRCVFCQNWPIAHLGHGRELDDARLADLMLDLQRRGCHNINLVTPTHFLPNILGAVRIARQQGLRLPLCYNTGGYETVENVRLLDGVVDIYLPDLKFMSSDESARYVIQGRGDYPAMAKASILEMHRQVGDVDVSGDAVARRGLLIRHLVMPNQVSGTREFVDWVARELPQDTYVNIMSQYRVEHMAFDHEPISRAITSREYVEAMDWAMAAGLTNLDNRSLANLEIHRRMLE
- a CDS encoding spermine synthase; this encodes MSRPFPRHVCATLMLGMVSQLAQVVLLRELLMVFQGNELSIGIILSAWLAWTGVGGWLGGRLTQRATRPGLLLALNAGCLIPILPATIIVIRNLRVFFDVLPGASLGLGEMFLSCFLVMAPACLLLGGQFVLLARIWRERDRALDASGASKTYMVEAAGNTLAGVLFTFVLVRLLNAFQITALAAMLMATVALGLYGVDRPGAGRRPSGLSSGLSGGLAGRLAGPNAALAPVLFAPVLATLIITLMVIGLLTGLYFALDHVDRWTATAQWRHFAPDHELVETRPSRHGAIAVLRRDDQYSFFQSGHLVFSTAGQDTAVPGLEEQEAVAVAHLALVQHPDPGRVLLIGGGMRGMLAEILRHPVRELDYIELDNVLTETARQYAPARTFAALERPGIRMIHTDSRLFVKSGAALPYDMIIVDAPDPATAVLNRTYTQEFFQQAQDLLAPGGVLAVGVTSTPDLRGLAVSNRNTAIHHTLADVFGHVLAVGERHLLFFATDDPDRISANPELLRSRFDQREITAQGFSGLHYHVLLHEPTLRRINWILRHHGRAPQAHLDGPPAPPLTPEPLEAQIQAVATLPPVAERFFINSDFRPIAYFYTLMYWNELTRSGSRDALKPILHIRPWWIAPALLVPVLTVLALSRWRARKSSQMHSQAPRARSRKPSPKHSPAGLAWAVNLAALTTGMSTMLMQVALLFAFQGLYGFVYETVGLIVAVFMSGLAVGTFLGQRFLHDTSASRTKPLALGLALVQVGIAALAWAVGLLLPQAAAITSSLTVLILFVALTFIAGLAGGVDFPLAAACSTALTGKPEQAAGRIYGLELAGACLGAALAGVAIAPVQGIPACFLLAGALNAAAGLTLLAALADGSGHAREPSVTADQP
- the amrS gene encoding AmmeMemoRadiSam system radical SAM enzyme, with amino-acid sequence MPHHNASCPNPNPNLTPPPAQAQAPTKSMTRKQFLRLAACGAGALGVSGLTGLPINLHAQNAGASNQTAQRGLVRPRPSPWFSPAANDGVQCMLCPHQCTLAPGQRSSCRVRENRDGQGVTLTYGNPVLVQEDPVERKPFFHVLPGSRALSVSTAGCNLHCKFCEVWDMALVRPEDVHAYDLPPEAVVAQARAAGLRSVSFAFGEPVVFYEYMLEVARLARVAGMLNLMHTAAYIRPEPLRNLCEVLDAANVDLKGFDPDFYRNVVGGELKPVQDALRIIKQSGMHLEITSIIIPTLNDDMNVLAEMCRWIAGELGPDTPLHLARFYPLYRLSALPRTPVSILDRARDTALEAGLRFVYVAKVPGHDGENTFCPDCGQAIITRVGFIVDQMRIQNGRCPHCQLEIPGIWN
- the pyk gene encoding pyruvate kinase; protein product: MKSKIVVTVGPAIDSEEALRRMIEQGVRIFRLNFSHGDRPYFETIIARLKKLETEMDVSLSLLQDLSGPKIRIGELADAPWDVYKDDLLYLGLPGGQKDLEGAGRSVNGVRWMDLDQPKMLEVLEMGDTVTLSDGGLQFRVMEKLDPRTVLLKALNAGLLSSKKGVAFPGKVSPLPAFTPKDRMDLAYGLELGVNVVALSFVQDAQDIRSLINEMERLGHRVPVIAKLERRNAVDNLQEILELVDGIMVARGDLGLECPLATLPGMQKEIIKACNQAGKPVIVATQMLLSMVDNPMPTRAEITDVANAIHDGTDCVMLSEETAIGNHPLETVRTMREIGLEAERFGAKHHRGPRAPRDQSDPAWFLAYAACLLAEKAQVRALVAHSISGATIRHLSACRPEQPIHALCPDNPARQFLNFSKGVVPHSIKEQLSDHLDRTEYFVDSNPDFFATGEAVVITAGQPKPRQERVATNLVKIYVK